From one Mytilus trossulus isolate FHL-02 chromosome 10, PNRI_Mtr1.1.1.hap1, whole genome shotgun sequence genomic stretch:
- the LOC134686449 gene encoding titin-like, with translation MFTWETNRTDMYHVRCDFESGEQVAFFSLYRYRDQYNRNKYKLIKRMRTISWFQIYIFNPKPEDEGLYCCVWLNEEYSELHTETAVLNFTHDPIVQIHGDTAIIEGDTLNITCFSQSFEPSTFLWYNLSQHGYWYSLNETGDSFIIESADRKNSGKYKCLAKNDLVCGSAEISVTIQCN, from the exons ATGTTTACATGGGAAACTAATAGGACAGACATGTACCACGTTAGATGTGACTTTGAGTCTGGAGAGCAAGttgcttttttctctctttATAGATACAGAGATCAATACaacagaaataaatacaaattaataaaacgCATGAGAACGATAAGTTGGTttcagatttatatttttaacccTAAACCTGAGGATGAAGGTTTGTACTGTTGTGTATGGTTAAATGAAGAATACAGTGAATTGCATACAGAAACGgcagttttaaattttacac atgacCCAATAGTACAAATTCATGGGGATACAGCAATCATAGAAGGCGATACTTTAAATATTACATGTTTCTCTCAATCCTTTGAACCTTCTACCTTTCTGTGGTATAACTTATCACAACATGGATACTGGTATAGTTTAAACGAAACAGGAGATTCTTTTATCATTGAGTCAGCTGACAGAAAGAACTCTGGGAAGTATAAATGTTTGGCAAAGAATGATTTAGTTTGTGGATCTGCAGAAATTTCTGTCACAATTCAATGTAATTAA